One Larus michahellis chromosome 11, bLarMic1.1, whole genome shotgun sequence genomic region harbors:
- the RNF145 gene encoding RING finger protein 145 isoform X2, with product MAAKEKLEAVLNVALRVPSIMLLDVLYRWDVSSFFQQIQRSSLHNNPLFQYKYLALNMHYVGYILSVVLLTLPRQHLVQLYLYFLTALLLYAGHQISRDYVRSELESGYEGPMYLEPLSMNRFMTALVGQLVVCTLCSCVMKTKQIWLFSAHMLPLLARLCLVPLETIVVINKFAMIFTGLEVLYFLASNLLVPYNLAKSAYRELVQVVEVYGLLALGMSLWNQLVVPVLFMVFWLVLFALQIYSYFSTRDQPASRERLLFLFLTSIAECCSTPYSLLGLVFTVSFVALGVLTLCKFYLQGYRAFMNDPAMNRGMTEGVTLLILAVQTGLIELQVVHRAFLLSIILFIVVASILQSMLEIADPIVLALGASRDKSLWKHFRAVSLCLFLLVFPAYMAYMICQFFHMDFWLLIIISSSILTSLQVLGTLFIYVLFMVEEFRKEPVENMDDVIYYVNGTYRLLEFLVALCVVAYGVSETIFGEWTVMGSVIIFIHSYYNVWLRAQLGWKSFLLRRDAVNKIKSLPVATKEQLEQHNDICAICYQDMKTAVITPCSHFFHAGCLKKWLYVQETCPLCHCQLKSPLQLPGQGPEPVQQPNPGAEQNTRPGDAAEPPGAERDNGPNTKGSPSKSDGRVAEGQDSLEAAAGAEGSRGTDSDTSRCEATQGAACAAELIAALEGCPAQDPRVCVQV from the exons GTTACATCTTAAGTGTTGTGCTCCTGACTTTGCCAAGGCAACACCTGGTTCAGCTTTACCTGTACTTCTTGACTGCACTGCTGCTTTATGCTGGGCACCAAATTTCCAG ggATTATGTGAGGAGCGAATTGGAATCAGGATACGAAGGGCCAATGTACTTGGAACCTCTCTCTATGAATCGTTTCATGACTGCTTTAGTAG GTCAGCTGGTGGTATGTACGCTCTGCTCCTGCgtcatgaaaacaaaacagatctGGCTTTTCTCTGCTCACATGCTCCCTCTGCTGGCACGGCTTTGCCTGGTCCCTTTGGAAACCATCGTCGTCATCAACAAATTTGCCATGATTTTCACTGGTTTGGAAGTTCTCTACTTCCTGGCATCAAATCTTCTGGTGCCCTATAACCTGGCAAAATCTGCATACAGGGAGCTTGTCCAG GTGGTGGAGGTGTATGGTCTCCTGGCGTTGGGGATGTCTCTGTGGAACCAGCTGGTCGTCCCAGTTCTTTTCATGGTGTTTTGGCTTGTCTTATTTGCTCTTCAGATCTATTCCTATTTCAGTACACGGGACCAGCCTGCCTCAAGAGAGaggctcctcttcctcttcttgacAAG TATTGCCGAATGCTGTAGCACTCCGTACTCGCTGCTGGGCTTGGTCTTCACAGTCTCTTTTGTTGCTTTGGGAGTTCTGACTCTCTGCAAGTTTTACTTGCAGGGTTACCGAGCATTCATGAATGACCCTGCTATGAACAG GGGAATGACTGAAGGAGTCACACTCCTGATCCTGGCTGTGCAGACAGGTTTGATTGAGCTCCAAGTTGTGCATCGGGCGTTCCTGCTCAGTATTATTCTTTTCATTGTGGTGGCATCCATTCTTCAGTCCATGCTGGAAATTGCTGATCCCATTGTCCTGGCTTTGGGAGCCTCAAGGGACAA GAGTCTGTGGAAGCACTTCCGAGCAGTCAGTCTCTGTTTGTTCTTACTTGTGTTCCCTGCGTACATGGCCTACATGATTTGTCAGTTTTTCCACATGGATTTCTGGCTGTTGATCATTATCTCCAGCAGTATTCTAACCTCTCTTCAG GTGCTTGGGACGCTCTTCATTTACGTTTTGTTTATGGTGGAGGAGTTCAGGAAAGAGCCAGTAGAAAATATGGATGATGTGATTTATTATGTAAATGGCACGTACCGGCTGCTGGAATTCCTCGTCGCTCTCTGTGTGGTGGCATATGGTGTCTCAGAAACGATCTTTGGGGAATGGACTGTCATGGGTTCTGTGATCATCTTCATTCACTCCTATTACAATGTGTGGTTACGGGCCCAACTGGGGTGGAAAAGTTTCCTTCTTCGTAGAGATGCTGTGAATAAGATCAAATCACTGCCCGTTGCCACAAAAGAGCAGTTGGAGCAACACAATGACATCTGTGCCATCTGCTACCAG GATATGAAAACTGCTGTAATCACACCATGTAGCCATTTCTTTCATGCGGGTTGTCTTAAGAAATGGCTGTATGTGCAAGAAACCTGCCCTCTGTGCCACTGCCAACTTAAGAGCCCTTTGCAGCTACCGGGACAGGGACCAGAGCCAGTTCAACAGCCAAATCCTGGTGCAGAGCAAAACACCAGACCTGGAGATGCAGCTGAGCCCCCGGGTGCTGAACGTGACAATGGGCCAAATACGAAAGGCAGCCCCAGCAAGAGCGATGGACGGGTTGCTGAAGGACAGGACAgcctggaggctgctgctggggcagaggggtctCGGGGCACGGACAGTGACACAAGCCGCTGTGAGGCCACCCAGGGAGCAGCTTGTGCTGCAGAACTAATCGCAGCCCTGGAGGGGTGCCCTGCTCAAGACCCGAGGGTTTGCGTCCAGGTCTAA